Below is a genomic region from Rosa chinensis cultivar Old Blush chromosome 5, RchiOBHm-V2, whole genome shotgun sequence.
CTTATTGTTGGTGAACTGTATAGTGGAACAGTAAAGAAAGCAAGGGTCAAGGGTTTCCTGCTGGTATGGGTGGCCATCTTAACTGTGGTAGGTGGTAACAGGCTTTTGTTAGAAAATATGGGTTTGCATTAACCAAAATGAGTTGTATTACACTGTTCCGGCAAGAAGACATGATGGTTTTCTTCAACTAGTACAAGGCTTTCAAGGAGGGAATCATAAACTAACCCACATAATATATCAGTGCTCACCAATTCCTAGATGAAAGTTGATACAAGTCTTACTTGTAGATATTGAAAATGACAAACTAGGATTCATGATAGTTTCATCTCTCAAAATTATTATAGGTGGAGCTGGAAACAGACATCTATCAGAAATTGACAATGCTAAAGAGACTGGCTTGTACATAAAGAGACTAAAATTATCGATTCTCTAAAACAAAAAGGCTGCCATGTTGGAGAAGTCTGGAATGAACCAAAAGTTTTGTAGACCAACAGATGCCGTCTGCTTTTCTGTTAGATTGACTGCGTCAACCCACATAGGACAAGGAAGATGAAAGTGTAAAGTATGAAGTTACCACAGGGGCTTTTAGGGGAGAAGGGGAGGGGCAGCTGCATCGAGGAGGAGATAAGATTCCAAGACTAAATACCCTTCTCCGTCGTCCTTCATCTCTACAAAACACCAATCTGCAAAGGATATCTCATTTTATCGAGAAGATTGCGACCTGCAAAGAAAGCCAGTATTTTGAAAACGGAGTTTCAGATTATCGAAATAGGGCGAAATAAGGCAAATCCTTTTAAGTATTGGCTGCCGGAAGGAAGGAGTAGACTCAGGTTTTGTGACTATCTCTGCTCCCATTTGTTGTTGTTAGTCGTTTAGTATATGGAGGAAATGTAAAATTGTAGGGAATAAGAAATTGCATCTGCCGATTTTGGGATTGAGCATGGAGTGGTTTGATTTCTGATATGGGAATCTGCATTCGattaattatgaaaatagtaTAGACATTATGCTTAATGATGAGATTCTGGGTTAGTCTCGATGTTAAGTGTTACATTACAAGTTCCTTGAATTGAGATTCTAGGTTATTTTGATATAACGCCGTGTCGTATTAGATTCTACAATTTTCATATCGAATATAATAGTTTATGCCATGGATTTGATTCAAATTTGGTTGTGTTATGTTCAAATgcgtttgtttgattttgatgaaagaaTTTAGCTTTATGAAAACTTTGGTTATGTTAGTTGGCTTGGTGGTAGAATCAGTTTCATTGCATATGAGTGTGTTTTTGTATGATTCTGGTGGCTGTTTATCTGATGAACACTCTATTCTAGGTTTAATAGGTAGTCAGAAAAGTGAGTTTTATCTACAACTTATAATTATCTATGAGCTTTAAAAAAGTTTCAGAAGAAAAGTTGTCTTTCATAcctgtttgttttgtttagtaTGTTTCGTTTTAGTATATGCCTGTGTGTTAGTTTTGACCAGGCTGTGTATCTATTAAATTTATGGGGCTGCTCCAACTGCGCTATCGAAGAGACATGCTGatggttcattgccaattgAAGATTTCAACATAGTACTTGAAAATCAGAGTGGGAAGAAAGTACAAATGGGATCGGAGACTGATCAGCGGTATGATTTAATTAGGGTTCAGTCATTTCTGTTCTCAAGTTAGAACCTTCTATGAGAAATTAAGGGGATGCAATTCCATTTTGAGTTTGAAGTAAGATTTGAATGTTGTTTGACAGGGCAATCATGATGAGCCTGATGTTACATACCAATGCAAAGCAACTGATTAAAGCACAAAATTACAAAGATGCAATGGAAGTGCTCAGCATGGAGGAGGTTTGTTACTGGTGCCTTTTTGCAACTGATAGTTTCGTTCATATGAAATTTGCAAGTTACTTGGCTTGTCCATGCTTGTTACAGTAGCTTATGTCTCCTAAACTCTGTGGTTtgtattttcttcctttttttcattcttgtaggAGGCTTTCTCTCTGCGATTCATTGGTTATTAAGGTGAGTGAGTTACTTTATTGAAGACATTGTATTACTATGAAGTACATGTGGCTGTGTAACTTTGACAGTTAAACTATATCAGTCTGCCTTTCACTTTGTTAGATTGGTTTCAATATGAGTGTACAACATTCGCCATGTTTTGTTTGCTTTCAGCTGGTCGATAATCCTTCTATACTGCAAATCGATATCGTTTGGTGTTATTTCATGCTTAGAGACATCAACTGGCTCTCAGTGGCAAGAATTCGCCTTGAGAAAGCCAGAGAAGGTCTTGAACGAGCTCATGGAAAGGACTCTTCTTGTGTTAGACTCCTTCAGGCAGGTTGTTATCCAGAGCGTGCACTGTGACTACTTCTACTACATATCTGAATGTTTGTCTACACTACGCAGGTCTACTTACTTTGTTGATTCTCATTATAGATATTTGATACTGGAGCTGCTGGAAGGGGTGGCGGCGTATCACCGTGGTCAGGTTGATAAGTCAATGAAGGTGTTGACTTATGTACAAGAGTTGTTCACCCAGGTAATTGGAAAGGAGAAGGGCCATGTCATGCACTGAATGTTTGCCTCTCGTAGATAGGATTATGGAGGTCCAAAATTATAAAATGTACTTAAATTTACAGTCAAGTCTTCTCTTCGTACAAATGCAAAGTGCACgaattttgtttaaaaaaaaaaaagatggattTCCTTTTTCAAGTTTCCACAGAATTTATCAAGCACATTATGCTGGTATTCTATGTCTCCCACTTTTCTGAGTGAAACCATTAGTTTCAACAAAATCCAATTAACATGTATTTTTGGTTGTGGATTCCAGTTTCAGGTGCTGGATGAATCTCTTTCTCTTGTGATGATTATGGGCTTCAGAGAACGAGATACAAAAAGGGCACTGAGGATGAGCAATCAAGATGTTTCCATCAGCCCTGTATAGTTGTTAGTCATCCTAAGAGTTTCTTGACTTTGCAGGTTTGAAAAGGAGCTTGCAGCTGAAGCactatgaggaaataacagtgGAGAAGGCATTGGATTTGACAAATCCAGAGACCAATTCTTCTATACAGGTGACTTGAACATTTTTGTTTGAACACTATTTGAAGTTTATTTAGAGAATGAACactattaaatttatttacttGCAGCAACATCTTGAATCGAGGAAAAGTAAACTATAGTGCCAAGCAGTAGATGCTTCAGTTGAAGCTTTTGTACGCATGGCCTTTGACAGATCATTATGTACATAAAACAGATGTTATTATACTTGGTTTATGTTTGTGAGGCCAAATCGTGCTCACTCTGATGTTTACAACTTTGTGTTCAGCAGTCTTAGCTTTGCAAGGTGGAGGGACAATGGACCAAGCAATCTGTCCACTGCTCTCGAGACAGGCACCAAACCCCACAGATGCTGCTAACCAATCTGAGGCATTCCTGCAGTCAATGCTAACAACAATAGTCAATCCGATGTTGCAATTGACATTGCAAATTCTCTTGCGTCAATGCTTGATAATCAAAATGGTCAAGTTGGAGGTCCTTCAACGTCTAGTATTGCATCAGAGCGTGAACTTGCTGAAGAACTAGCACAAGGAGATGCTTTCACTAACTATGATATTGAAGTTACTAGACAAGGTGAAGTCATAAGTGAGTACTTGGCTCTACTGAATTCAGCGGGAACAAAGTGAATATCACTCTGCCAATAAGAATTGCGACTTTAACAACCATGCATGTACATGTATAATAACAATAGGTCAAGGATCTAGTTATGGTGATGGTATTCCAGATGATCAATGTCTTTGATCCGGCATTTTCCCGACTATTCCAAGACTAATATTGGTGCCATGTAGTTTATCTAACCCGCCTTTCACCATTTCTGAAATTATAAAAAAGCATATTTGCTGCTTTTAAGTAAATGCGGTATAAACATGGTATAAAGTATAAACATTCTGATTTACTAGTATCAATTCAGGATGTGATATCCATCTCGAAATATAAGGGCAACAATGTTAGAGGGCAATCAATGACTTGTGAAAGGTGCAAAAGAATACAAGATTACATAAGGTTGGCTATCATTAGCATTCacaaaattttctgaatttataAAATGTTATTTCTCAGATTTATCATTGGAATGAGATTCACTGTCTATGACCATAACTATCTGCTTAATTTTAGATTCTTCATCCTCAACTTGGGTTTCCTTGTAATCCTTGGGAAGTACATTACAATTAATGGTCTACCATACTGGTCTCTCTGATTGGAATAATCTGTTGGTTGAAAGTAGCCATTAGATTCACTAAATAGAGAGACAGAGGGGAAAGAGATAGAGGCTTACGGATGCTTGCAAAGTGTGGGGCATTTACTTGCAACTGCATACTTGCATGTGGATATCTCTGTAATTGAACTAATCATagctctcagctctgagcatacaAATCTCACTTGCAAAATGCATATAGAGTAAGGAGAAGAGGGATGGGAAcagaaaaatgaaaactaaataaAGTTCACAGCTTCATATTTCAGTATCTCGAAGCTGTTTTGTAAGATCACAAGTGGTTCCGTTCGTATATTAATGAGGATGATACCTGTATGAAAAGAGCATGTTGATAATGAGAATGTGTCCATCTATATCAACGATAACAAGAAAATGCACATATATCAATCAATTCagttttatttcaattattCTGCATAAATCAGTTGTCAAAGACAGTTTTTACAACTAAAGCAATTAGACCATGATCACAATGCGCTATCGGTTAATATTGACAGTCAAAACAATATTCAAAGTGGAAATACTATACAAACTAATTCCAAAGTCAAAAACTAAACATGGGTTTGTAACTTTCtacaaaaaattacaaaccTTAACATCAGTAGCCACAACCATTTTCAGACATAATAAGCAAATTTGGGCAAAAAGGAATACCGATCAAAACACCAAGAAAGATTAACACTCCAATGCAACCTTAGAGATCAAAACACCAAGAAAGACATCCTCTTCACCTAATCTTAATCCCACGGCATAGCCCATCACCAAGATTAAATTCTCACTTgttcaattgcagtattccaaGATCAACTTCTTCCAACGGAGAAGTTCACCCAAAACGTGCAAACCCTCAAATACCAAACTTTGTCCCTCCCTCCTTccttctcctctttcttctcaACAACTCTCTATTACTTTCCTCTCTTCTTCGTTCTCCCCCTCTctcctcttttatttttcttcctttcctCTAACCCCCCGTCAACGACAAAACCAAATTGCTTGTTATCTCTTAACATAAAAACAATAGAAGCACAAATAAACATCATCCAATTAACCATAATCCAACCATCTAAACTGGAAGTAATAACTATGAGTATCTCTACTTTTTGTTGGGAAGTTAGAGCCCACAAGTGATAAGAACCAAGAAGCTTCAATTTGCATAGAATCAAGAAGCTCATAAGTTAAAACTAAACTTTATCCCCACTATCTCCAAAATGGatcaaaggaaaatatatttgaaTCCAATTGGGAAAAGATATCATTTTTAATTCAGTTCAAAccatcaaatattcaaataaagAGGTGAACATCCGATGAATATAAACCGAACCGAAAAGATTAACGCTCCTCCCAGAAACTAATTAAGATAAATTTGAAACTGCTTCAACTGTAATTTGGGTTATAAACTGCTTCAAATGTGAAGGAAACGAAAGACCAGAAGAAGCATAAAGAAATTACAGCAGGGCCGTAATGGGCTGGTTGATGCGGCGGAGCTCCGGGATCATCCAAGTCCTTGCTTCGCCGTGGCTTTGATGAATAAGTTGCCAAACCAGATAAATGTCGGGCCAAGGCTGTAACCCTCACATCCCAGATGCCAATATACCAGAAACCCCTTATCCTTTTACCATGACACCACGAAATTTACAGTTAACAGAAGGTTAACAATCAACAAAATTTCGCCAGTTTCTGTGGAGGAGAAGAGGCCACGTCAGTGGGGCCCCTTTGGTCTACAAATATGTTGGTTCATTGCAGTCTACTCCAAACACAAGAAAAGctcagaagccaccattaatgGAACCATCACTGGTACAAAAACAGTACAGCATTGAAATACACATTTGGGATGCAAGGTGTTCATTAGAGAAATACCATGTCGTGAAAAGTAGTAGGCAACAAGGTAAAAAGAGTGGTTTTTGGGATTAAGTTTGAAGGTTTTTTCCAATGAAGAATCCGGGTTTTCACAAATTGGGTGCGACTCAATGTCTTCATTACTTGGTACCCAATAAGATTTACAACTTTCCCAGCCCAACCAATACCTGGTTGACTAAGAGTTCATTTTTAAAACAAGCTAATTAACAGAAAACTAATACAGATCTCTCAACAAGGCATGAAATGATCCAGCAGGTACATTTAACAGTCAAAAAATAAGCACATAGGCATAAATTGATCCCAAGAGGTTGAATTCAACAATAAAGTTATATGCACATTGGAAATCAATTGGTTCAAAGAGAATTATAATCATAGaagatctaaaaaaaaaatgtaaacttGCCTGTTTAGCAGACCCCATCTCCTTTCATCTCACTAAAAACAATTATGTGCTGAAATTGCAAAGCAATACGACATCATCAATAACAAAATTTGAGGTTGTATTTGATACTGGGAAGAATTGAGGTTAGATCCCCAAATTTCACATCTTGAGGAAATTTATGATGTACCTTTGACAGGCGAAGTGAGGTCGGAGACAGATCTAGAGACACAACTTGTGTGTCGTGAATTTCGAATggttttgatttcttcttcttcatcgtgTTGTCGCCTCGCCCGTTtgcgacacacacacacacacacacactctctctctctctctctctctctctctcccccaaatGTGATTTTTGCGTCTCTCTCCAGCTCTCTTGTGCAAATTAATCTAAACAGTCttttcgggaaaaaaaaaaaaaatctaatgacGAGTTATCGGATACTTCGCAGTTTATTGGTGTCTGCATAGGCAATTTTGGGAGACCCATACAATTAAGTCTGGAAGCGGATCCTCTCCTGACCTCTTTTCTTTCCTGAGCTTCCTGAGCTTTTAAGTAGATGATGACACGTGGCTATTTCAAATCTAATGGTCTACAATCCCTCAATGTTATTTCCCTTCCCTTTTCCTTCACAACCAGTCAGTCAGCCACGTTCTTTCTTCCATTTCTTTGTATTCTGTTGTGTTCTTTTCCTTAGGGATGACATTTTCGGCCGAGACAAACCAACCAACCGAGTCCGAGCCGAATCGGAAAAGTTGGTAGCCGACCATGTCTGTAACCGAAAGTTTGGTACGGTAGTACCAAATTGAGAGAGATATATTGGTACTGAATTTCAGACAtatacggtataccgtaccgaaccgtatactatatatattatttatttatttatataaattttatatatatcgatttgaACCGTTGATTATTATTAGTTTtatttcatattaaattataaCCGTTAGATTTTAAA
It encodes:
- the LOC112163890 gene encoding uncharacterized protein LOC112163890, with translation IPFSVVLHLYKTPICKGYLILSRRLRPAKKASILKTEFQIIEIGRNKANPFKYWLPEGRSRLRAAPTALSKRHADGSLPIEDFNIVLENQSGKKVQMGSETDQRAIMMSLMLHTNAKQLIKAQNYKDAMEVLSMEEVCYWCLFATDSFVHMKFASYLACPCLLQ